A genomic window from Antedon mediterranea chromosome 4, ecAntMedi1.1, whole genome shotgun sequence includes:
- the LOC140046583 gene encoding uncharacterized protein, with the protein MNNAVGSLKYFNEHLSTSGGATKICLLVGANKVCAKAWMLVNGIGRSTFYKIRKQAIEGCCYLLPPNFTRKMVYSNSTQQCRAWFIKFCNEYGDQMPTNGQIHLPSTLTKHDVYMHMKDEFELRNEDVCALATFYKFWCVEFKHIVIPEENRFAKCSKCTRIKFELHKTNQKQKRQILMMKREKHLRKQNIERRKYYKHMQKARQNPNKYLSIIIDGMDQSKTDLPSFACESKETSKMWKLATHVTGVLVHGRHGHCFIDLKQFPHDSNLTCNIILTVLSEIQPLPPVLYLQLDNSGKDKNKNRFVFALCALLVELKIFRKIKIGFLMVGHTHEDIDQLFSCVAKYLNKYRASTLDHLRSAVENSYKKLPITSSIISYLHDIKNWLVPYMQDIRYHSKPHQFKFVLAQTGKCIMSYKNWSTDCTWCECAREMDTLPYLLKESPADIPVLCTPDFSNADIPKLKKSLASVANFLRIEERDWWEEFLNNIEEITEGNEQRFLLHDIIFNDNNASPMREESDGNETDISDSDNENEIRPVHIGKFSKRKPPQQLDVGAMVATALRRYPTEWPRIGKIFSINNNEVEVVWYTGTYTSRFVLCEKDGQEWREIISKEEVISIFNLTPTSRLPTNVIVKLKELRDDFLNES; encoded by the exons ATGAACAACGCTGTTGGATCcttaaaatatttcaatgaaCATCTCAGCACATCCGGAGGTGCCACCAAAATCTGTCTACTAGTTGGTGCTAACAAAGTTTGTGCAAAAGCATGGATGTTAGTAAATGGTATTGGCCGGTcaactttttacaaaataaggAAGCAAGCTATTg aaGGATGCTGTTATCTTTTACCACCCAACTTCACCAGAAAGATGGTATATAGCAATTCAACTCAACAGTGTCGGGCTTGgtttattaaattttgtaatgAATACGGTGATCAAATGCCAACTAATGGACAAATCCATCTACCATCAACGCTTACCAAACATGATGTGTACATGCATATGAAAGATGAGTTTGAGCTAAGAAATGAAGATGTGTGTGCATTAGCGACATTCTACAAGTTTTGGTGTGTTGAATTCAAGCATATTGTAATACCTGAG gAAAATCGTTTTGCAAAATGCAGCAAATGCACCAGAATTAAATTTGAGCTGCACAAGACAAATCAAAAGCAAAAACGGCAAATACTAATGATGAAGAGAGAGAAGCATTTACGAAAACAAAA tATTGAACGTCGAAAGTACTATAAACATATGCAGAAAGCAAGACAGAATCCCAACAAGTATTTGTCAATAATTATCGATGGAATGGACCAAAGCAAGACTGATTTACCATCTTTTGCTTGCGAATCAAAAGAAACGTCGAAGATGTGGAAACTAGCCACACATGTAACTGGTGTTCTGGTACATGGGCGACATGGGCACTGCTTCATTGACCTAAAGCAGTTTCCACATGACTCAAACCTAACCTGCAACATTATACTGACGGTGCTGTCAGAGATACAACCTCTACCACCAGTCTTATATCTGCAGTTGGACAATAGCGGAaaggataaaaataaaaacagatttgTTTTTGCCCTATGTGCTCTTCTTGTAGAGTTAAAGATTTTTCGAAAG ATAAAGATTGGGTTTTTAATGGTGGGTCACACTCACGAGGATATTGACCAATTATTTTCATGTGTGGCCAAATACCTGAACAAATATAGAGCATCTACACTTGATCATCTTCGAAGTGCTGTTGAAAACTCGTACAAAAAGTTGCCGATTACATCAAGTATCATTTCCTATCTGCATGACATTAAGAACTGGTTAGTACCATACATGCAAGACATACGTTACCACAGCAAACCACACCAGTTTAAGTTTGTTTTGGCTCAAACCGGAAAATGCATCATGTCCTATAAGAACTGGTCAACGGATTGTACTTGGTGTGAATGTGCAAGAGAAATGGACACACTTCCATATTTGCTCAAGGAAAGCCCTGCTGATATACCAGTGTTGTGTACTCCTGATTTTAGTAATGCAGATATACCAAAGTTAAAAAAAAGTCTGGCGTCTGTTGCAAATTTTTTGCGAATAGAAGAACGTGACTGGTGGGaggaatttttaaataatatagaaGAGATCACAGAag gaaatGAACAGCGATTTTTGCTCCATGACATCATTTTTAATGACAACAATGCAAGCCCTATGAGGGAGGAATCTGATGGAAACGAGACAGACATTAGTGACTCggataatgaaaatgaaataagacCG GTACACATTGGTAAATTTTCGAAGCGTAAGCCACCACAGCAACTCGATGTTGGTGCTATGGTAGCAACAGCTTTAAGGAGATATCCCACAGAATGGCCTCGGATAGGCAAAATATTCAGCATAAATAACAATGAGGTAGAAGTAGTGTGGTACACTGGAACGTATACTTCCCGGTTTGTTCTGTGTGAAAAAGATGGACAAGAATGGCGAGAAATAATATCGAAGGAGGAGGTGataagtatatttaatttaacaccAACTAGTAGATTGCCTaccaatgttattgttaaattaaaagaattaaGAGATGACTTTTTAAATGAAAGTTAA